One region of Polynucleobacter sp. Adler-ghost genomic DNA includes:
- a CDS encoding DsrE family protein, with protein MKKLLQCLAVTFTLCASGAYAAGPTEVVYHIDDAESQGIKGLRNIRNHLDVSPQTKIIVVTHANGVDIMMEGAKDKKNGIEYAPLVGALKSRGVRFEVCEITLKNRNLKKDQFILDTDFTPSGVVRVADLQYQNHFAYIKP; from the coding sequence ATGAAAAAATTACTTCAGTGCCTAGCAGTAACGTTTACCCTGTGTGCTAGCGGAGCTTATGCTGCAGGGCCCACAGAAGTGGTTTATCACATTGATGATGCTGAGTCTCAGGGCATTAAAGGTTTACGTAATATACGGAATCATTTGGATGTATCCCCGCAGACCAAAATCATTGTTGTTACTCATGCTAATGGTGTCGATATCATGATGGAAGGTGCAAAAGATAAGAAGAATGGAATCGAATACGCACCTCTAGTTGGCGCATTGAAGTCACGCGGCGTCCGTTTTGAGGTCTGCGAGATTACCTTAAAGAATCGTAATCTGAAGAAAGATCAATTTATTCTAGATACAGACTTCACCCCATCGGGAGTGGTTCGAGTTGCCGATCTTCAGTATCAAAATCATTTCGCTTACATAAAGCCTTAA
- the soxB gene encoding thiosulfohydrolase SoxB, with product MSLNRREFLQALAIASAGGMSLQSNFANAQTTAHKFYDLPKFGNVHFLHFTDCHAQLLPIYFREPNVNLGIGAQEGKTPHLVGEYFLKANGIKSGTRDAHAFTYLDYVAAAQNYGKMGGFAHMATLIKQIKASRPGAQLLDGGDTWQGSGTALWTNGQDMVDAALLLGVDVMTPHWEMTLGEKRVMEIVNGDFKGKVSFLAQNIKTADFGDSVFNPYVMKVQNGIQVAIIGQAFPYTPIANPRYFTPDWTFGIQEENLQKTINEVKAKGAKVVVLLSHNGMDVDLKMASRVTGLDAIMGGHTHDGVPIPVKVKNSGGVTLVTNAGSNSKFLGVLDFDVKGGKPVDFRYKLFPIFSNMIPADPAMNKLIAKVRAPYEAKLNEKLATTDGLLYRRGNFNGSFDQLILDGLMAQKNAEIAFSPGFRWGTSLLPGQAITRENLLDQTAITYPYTTVTNMTGDTIKTILEDVADNLFNPDPYYQQGGDMVRVGGMQYTIDPSASAGKRISDMRLNGKDIDPSKTYKVAGWAPVSEDAKNAGGEAIWDVMERHLRDVKVVKAVKLNEPIIKGLKNNPGMVSL from the coding sequence ATGTCTTTAAATCGACGGGAATTTTTGCAGGCATTGGCTATCGCCTCCGCTGGTGGCATGAGTTTGCAATCTAATTTTGCTAACGCACAAACAACTGCTCACAAATTCTATGATTTGCCGAAGTTTGGGAATGTACACTTCTTGCATTTCACGGATTGCCATGCCCAGCTACTACCAATCTATTTCCGTGAGCCTAATGTCAATCTCGGTATTGGTGCGCAAGAGGGTAAGACACCTCACTTAGTCGGCGAATATTTTCTAAAGGCTAACGGTATCAAGTCAGGGACGCGAGATGCGCATGCCTTTACTTATCTTGATTACGTCGCAGCCGCGCAAAATTACGGCAAGATGGGTGGCTTCGCCCACATGGCAACTTTGATTAAACAAATCAAAGCAAGCCGTCCAGGTGCGCAGTTATTAGATGGTGGTGATACTTGGCAGGGATCTGGTACTGCACTGTGGACTAATGGTCAGGATATGGTTGATGCTGCCTTGCTCCTGGGTGTCGACGTGATGACTCCGCACTGGGAAATGACCCTAGGCGAGAAACGCGTCATGGAAATTGTGAACGGGGATTTCAAAGGCAAAGTTTCTTTCCTGGCTCAAAACATTAAGACGGCAGACTTTGGTGACTCCGTCTTTAATCCATATGTGATGAAGGTGCAGAATGGTATTCAAGTGGCCATCATTGGTCAGGCTTTCCCATATACGCCGATTGCTAACCCACGTTATTTCACGCCAGACTGGACATTTGGTATTCAGGAAGAAAATCTTCAGAAGACTATTAATGAAGTAAAGGCTAAAGGCGCAAAAGTGGTTGTGTTGCTGTCCCATAATGGAATGGACGTTGATTTAAAGATGGCGTCTCGTGTTACAGGCTTAGATGCGATTATGGGAGGTCATACGCATGATGGGGTTCCAATTCCAGTCAAGGTAAAGAACTCGGGTGGAGTAACTTTAGTTACCAATGCAGGCTCTAATAGTAAATTCTTGGGTGTACTGGATTTTGATGTGAAGGGTGGTAAGCCGGTAGATTTCCGCTACAAGCTCTTCCCAATCTTCTCGAACATGATTCCAGCTGATCCTGCGATGAACAAGTTGATCGCTAAAGTACGAGCCCCATATGAAGCGAAGTTGAATGAAAAACTGGCAACTACAGATGGTCTTTTGTATCGCCGTGGTAATTTCAATGGCAGTTTCGACCAGTTAATTTTGGACGGACTGATGGCCCAGAAGAATGCGGAGATTGCTTTCTCTCCAGGCTTCCGTTGGGGTACAAGCTTATTGCCAGGTCAAGCCATCACTCGCGAAAACCTGCTGGACCAAACTGCTATTACCTATCCATACACCACTGTGACTAATATGACCGGTGACACTATCAAGACTATTTTGGAAGATGTAGCAGACAACTTATTTAACCCCGATCCGTATTACCAACAGGGTGGCGACATGGTACGTGTGGGTGGTATGCAATACACCATTGATCCGTCAGCATCTGCTGGTAAGCGGATTAGTGATATGCGTTTAAATGGCAAGGACATTGATCCTAGTAAGACATACAAGGTTGCCGGTTGGGCGCCGGTTAGCGAAGATGCTAAGAACGCTGGTGGCGAAGCAATTTGGGATGTGATGGAACGCCATTTGCGCGACGTGAAGGTGGTAAAGGCTGTGAAGCTTAATGAACCGATCATTAAGGGTCTAAAAAATAATCCTGGAATGGTATCGCTCTAA
- the soxX gene encoding sulfur oxidation c-type cytochrome SoxX → MKITHLKQLLAVTGFIFAAGLIQTPAHAQQKNDPKFNKMIQDSFRADGIAGLDRIDQDATQKFCSDPQFANSKQGQAMREKIQKINMDSIKQPADGKYIGDWKNGERIAQSGRGATWSDKADTPIGGGCYNCHQIDAKEISYGNIGPSLTGYGKMRGYSKEVVTYTWNRINNSKAYNACSNMPRFAHFKLLNEQQIQDVMALLLDPESPVNK, encoded by the coding sequence ATGAAAATTACACACTTAAAGCAACTCTTAGCTGTCACTGGATTTATTTTTGCCGCCGGTTTAATTCAAACTCCGGCTCATGCACAACAGAAAAATGATCCAAAATTTAACAAGATGATTCAAGATAGCTTCCGCGCAGACGGTATTGCTGGTTTGGATCGTATTGACCAAGATGCAACCCAGAAATTCTGTTCAGATCCTCAGTTCGCCAATAGCAAGCAAGGTCAAGCTATGCGCGAGAAAATCCAAAAAATCAATATGGATTCCATTAAGCAGCCTGCCGATGGAAAATATATTGGTGATTGGAAGAATGGTGAGCGAATTGCGCAAAGCGGTCGTGGAGCCACATGGTCTGATAAAGCCGATACCCCAATTGGTGGCGGTTGTTATAACTGCCATCAAATTGACGCTAAAGAAATTTCCTATGGAAATATTGGCCCATCGCTAACTGGTTATGGAAAAATGCGCGGTTATTCCAAAGAGGTGGTCACCTACACCTGGAATCGTATTAATAACTCCAAGGCCTATAACGCTTGCAGCAATATGCCACGTTTTGCCCATTTCAAATTATTGAATGAGCAGCAAATTCAGGATGTCATGGCCTTATTGCTTGATCCAGAATCACCTGTGAATAAATAA
- the soxA gene encoding sulfur oxidation c-type cytochrome SoxA, with protein MQRKLTLGLATGLVAALLTMTSSVSAQKSATDDIAKYREMIADGNPSELYEAAGEDLWKKPAGPKNATLEQCNLGLGPGVVKGAAAQLPRYFKDTNKVQDLESRLMTCMQVLQGRDPQEMIDAQFQKGPKKDMEAIVAYVVTLSKGEKIKVSTAHPKEKEMYDLGKRAFFFQGGPMDFSCASCHAENAKRIRLQDLPNITEQKGAALGWGYWPAYRVSSGQFWTMQQRLNDCFRQQRFPFPIYSSDVTIALSMYMAKTANGGIVETPGLKR; from the coding sequence ATGCAGCGTAAATTGACCTTAGGGCTAGCTACTGGTTTAGTGGCAGCTTTATTAACAATGACATCTTCGGTGTCAGCACAAAAAAGTGCTACAGACGATATTGCTAAATATCGCGAGATGATTGCCGACGGAAATCCTTCAGAACTCTACGAGGCGGCTGGTGAAGATTTGTGGAAAAAGCCAGCCGGTCCAAAGAATGCAACTCTTGAGCAATGTAATTTAGGTTTAGGGCCTGGGGTTGTGAAAGGTGCCGCAGCTCAGTTGCCACGTTACTTCAAGGACACTAATAAGGTTCAAGACTTAGAGTCGCGTTTGATGACCTGTATGCAAGTATTGCAGGGCCGCGACCCACAGGAAATGATTGATGCCCAATTCCAAAAGGGCCCCAAGAAGGATATGGAGGCTATTGTTGCCTATGTTGTTACTTTGTCTAAGGGTGAGAAGATTAAGGTTAGTACCGCACATCCAAAAGAAAAAGAGATGTATGACCTTGGTAAGCGTGCTTTCTTTTTCCAAGGCGGTCCGATGGACTTCTCCTGTGCATCTTGCCATGCTGAAAACGCTAAACGGATTCGTTTGCAAGACTTACCGAACATTACAGAGCAAAAAGGTGCTGCTTTAGGTTGGGGTTACTGGCCAGCCTACCGTGTATCGAGTGGTCAGTTTTGGACCATGCAACAGCGTTTGAATGATTGCTTCCGTCAGCAACGCTTTCCGTTCCCTATATACAGCTCCGACGTGACTATTGCTTTGTCTATGTATATGGCAAAAACCGCAAACGGCGGAATAGTCGAAACACCTGGTTTGAAGCGTTAA
- the soxZ gene encoding thiosulfate oxidation carrier complex protein SoxZ, translating to MADPMRVRAAENGGTVDVKILMKHDMESGQRKDASGKTIPAWFISTINVKANGKDVFNGQFGPAVSKDPFLNFKYKGAKGDKIVVTWNDSKGDKRTDEATAS from the coding sequence ATGGCTGATCCAATGCGCGTAAGAGCTGCTGAAAATGGTGGCACTGTAGACGTAAAAATTTTGATGAAACACGATATGGAATCTGGTCAGCGTAAAGATGCGTCTGGCAAAACTATTCCAGCTTGGTTTATCAGCACAATTAATGTGAAGGCAAACGGCAAGGATGTATTTAATGGTCAATTTGGTCCAGCAGTATCCAAGGATCCATTTTTAAACTTCAAGTACAAAGGCGCTAAGGGTGACAAAATTGTTGTGACTTGGAATGATAGTAAGGGCGATAAGCGTACTGATGAAGCAACCGCTTCTTAA
- the soxY gene encoding thiosulfate oxidation carrier protein SoxY: MNQQRRSVLKYSAVFGLMASAGLISTAQAQEWNKAAFEGKGIDDVFKIMGASSPEKSSAVTLNAPDIAENGAVVPVGIITSLKAEQMAILVEKNPSALAAQFFIPAGTDAFVTTRIKMGQTSNVYGLVKADGKWLMTVKEVKVTLGGCGG, from the coding sequence ATGAATCAGCAGCGTCGCAGTGTATTGAAGTACTCAGCAGTATTTGGCTTGATGGCTTCTGCAGGCCTTATTAGTACTGCTCAAGCCCAAGAGTGGAACAAAGCCGCTTTTGAGGGTAAGGGTATCGATGATGTATTTAAGATCATGGGTGCTAGTAGCCCAGAAAAATCATCCGCGGTTACTTTAAATGCCCCTGATATTGCTGAAAACGGCGCAGTCGTTCCTGTTGGAATTATCACTTCGCTTAAAGCGGAGCAAATGGCAATCTTGGTTGAAAAGAATCCAAGCGCACTTGCAGCTCAATTCTTTATCCCAGCCGGTACAGACGCTTTTGTCACCACTCGTATCAAGATGGGTCAAACATCCAATGTCTATGGATTAGTCAAGGCTGATGGCAAGTGGTTGATGACTGTTAAAGAAGTCAAAGTAACGCTTGGTGGTTGCGGCGGTTAA
- a CDS encoding c-type cytochrome, whose product MFKLDKFSIGLVFVALIAMSSQQALAQSGSAKFPGIGRAATPAEVAAWDIDVRPDFKGLPKGSGSVEKGQVIWEAKCASCHGTFGESNEIFTPIAGGTSKDDTKTGRVASLKDMKQPQRTTLMKVPTVSTLWDYIYRAMPWNAPRSLTPDDTYALVAFILSLGEIVPDDFVLSDKNIAEIKMPNRNGMTTKHGFWNVKDKPDVNGSACMHNCVPFVQIGSTLPDFARNAHENIAEQNRMYGPYRGADTTKPPIQQLPGSSGTGLAHAADTHSSAAKGPSALFKNENCSACHAPNAKLVGPSIADIAKKYDGQSGAVDRLMTKVKLGGAGVWGSIPMPAQAQLSDEDRKALVVWMLSGGK is encoded by the coding sequence ATGTTCAAGTTGGATAAATTTAGCATCGGCCTAGTATTTGTGGCTCTTATCGCAATGAGTTCTCAACAAGCTTTAGCACAATCTGGCTCAGCCAAATTCCCTGGTATTGGTAGAGCGGCTACCCCGGCAGAAGTTGCAGCTTGGGATATTGATGTGCGCCCAGACTTTAAAGGTTTGCCAAAAGGATCCGGTTCCGTTGAAAAGGGTCAGGTTATATGGGAGGCTAAATGCGCCAGTTGCCATGGTACCTTTGGTGAGTCTAATGAAATCTTTACACCCATCGCTGGTGGCACCTCTAAGGATGATACGAAGACAGGTCGAGTTGCCTCATTAAAAGACATGAAGCAGCCGCAAAGAACGACCTTAATGAAAGTGCCCACAGTATCTACATTATGGGATTACATTTACCGCGCTATGCCATGGAATGCACCTAGATCACTGACTCCTGATGACACCTATGCATTAGTGGCATTTATCTTGAGTCTGGGTGAAATCGTTCCAGATGATTTTGTTCTCAGCGATAAAAATATTGCTGAAATTAAAATGCCGAACCGTAACGGTATGACGACTAAGCATGGTTTCTGGAATGTCAAAGATAAGCCTGATGTCAATGGCAGCGCTTGCATGCATAACTGCGTCCCATTTGTGCAAATTGGTTCAACCTTGCCTGACTTTGCTCGCAACGCACATGAAAATATTGCGGAGCAAAATCGGATGTATGGCCCATATCGTGGCGCAGACACCACGAAGCCACCCATTCAGCAATTACCTGGTTCTTCAGGAACTGGCTTGGCACATGCAGCAGATACCCATTCCTCTGCAGCAAAAGGTCCGTCAGCACTCTTTAAAAATGAGAACTGCTCGGCTTGCCATGCTCCTAATGCTAAGTTAGTCGGACCTTCAATTGCAGATATTGCTAAAAAGTATGATGGTCAGAGCGGTGCAGTTGATAGGCTGATGACCAAGGTGAAATTAGGGGGGGCTGGTGTGTGGGGATCAATCCCGATGCCAGCACAAGCACAGCTTTCGGACGAAGATCGCAAGGCTTTAGTGGTCTGGATGCTTTCTGGCGGTAAATAA
- the soxC gene encoding sulfite dehydrogenase, protein MEKPASQARLVKAPEHFISQELIADINANGLDENRRGFLRKGFMSALGGVTAGLAAPLAMATGEGDPAILEKQEWQTTLGKNVATMPYGVPSIYESNLIRRESPGLTRVSAASVAFTPLQGLFGTITPNGLHFERHHQGWYNVNPETHRLMVNGLVKNPRVFTMNDLMRLPSISRTHFIECGANTGLEWGNVAVPTVQYTHGMLSCCEFTGVPLKVLLEECGADLKKGRFMLAEGGDGSGMTRTINLESCLNDTIVAWAMNGEMLRPENGFPLRLVVPGVQGVSWVKWLRRLEVGDMPWNTKDEAVHYIELMPDGIHRQYASIQECKSVITTPSGGQQLLDKGFYNVSGMAWSGRGKITRVDVSFDGGNNWRTARLETPVLTKSITRFNIDWVWDGSPAIMQSRAVDDTGYIQPSIKTLRNVRGTRSIYHNNAIQSWKLDSNGEVSNVQVG, encoded by the coding sequence ATTGAAAAGCCAGCTAGTCAGGCTCGCCTAGTAAAGGCACCAGAACATTTTATTTCGCAGGAACTCATCGCCGATATCAATGCAAATGGTTTAGATGAAAACCGCCGTGGCTTCTTACGTAAAGGTTTTATGTCTGCACTTGGTGGCGTAACCGCTGGACTAGCGGCTCCACTAGCTATGGCAACAGGCGAGGGCGATCCAGCTATCCTTGAGAAACAGGAATGGCAAACAACGCTTGGCAAAAACGTAGCAACCATGCCATACGGCGTGCCATCTATTTATGAATCTAATTTAATTCGACGTGAGTCTCCTGGGCTTACGCGTGTCTCTGCTGCATCTGTCGCCTTTACACCTCTCCAAGGTCTGTTTGGAACTATCACGCCAAACGGTTTGCATTTTGAACGTCACCACCAAGGTTGGTACAACGTCAATCCAGAAACACATCGCTTAATGGTGAATGGCTTGGTTAAGAATCCACGTGTTTTCACGATGAATGATTTAATGCGTTTGCCTTCGATATCTCGTACTCACTTTATTGAGTGTGGTGCGAATACCGGATTAGAGTGGGGCAACGTAGCCGTTCCAACCGTGCAATACACCCATGGCATGCTCTCTTGCTGTGAATTCACAGGGGTTCCTTTAAAGGTATTGCTGGAAGAGTGTGGCGCCGACCTTAAAAAGGGCAGGTTCATGTTAGCCGAGGGTGGTGATGGTTCAGGAATGACTCGCACCATCAATCTCGAGAGTTGCCTTAATGACACCATTGTTGCCTGGGCCATGAATGGCGAAATGTTGCGTCCAGAAAACGGCTTTCCATTGCGCTTGGTAGTTCCTGGGGTTCAGGGTGTGAGTTGGGTGAAATGGTTGCGACGTTTAGAAGTAGGCGATATGCCTTGGAATACCAAAGACGAAGCAGTTCACTACATTGAGCTCATGCCAGATGGAATACATCGTCAATATGCATCAATCCAAGAGTGTAAGTCCGTCATTACAACGCCTTCAGGCGGTCAACAATTGCTGGATAAGGGCTTCTATAACGTGAGTGGTATGGCCTGGTCTGGTCGGGGAAAGATTACTCGAGTCGATGTTTCTTTTGATGGCGGCAATAACTGGCGAACAGCTCGCCTAGAAACACCTGTCCTCACTAAGTCCATTACGCGATTTAATATCGATTGGGTATGGGATGGCTCCCCGGCAATCATGCAATCAAGAGCTGTAGACGACACCGGCTACATTCAACCGTCGATCAAAACGCTACGTAATGTTCGCGGCACACGCTCGATCTATCACAACAATGCAATCCAATCCTGGAAATTGGATTCAAACGGCGAGGTGAGCAATGTTCAAGTTGGATAA
- a CDS encoding metalloregulator ArsR/SmtB family transcription factor, which yields MNIKAKVKKATKKLSPEAMEEVFAQVTQYFNVLSEPSRLRIMYAVCSGEKSVSEVVELCGSSQANVSRHLSALHKAGILLRRKEGITVFYSIADNATVEMCQTVCAKIAESLH from the coding sequence GTGAATATCAAAGCAAAAGTAAAGAAAGCTACTAAAAAGCTATCTCCAGAGGCAATGGAAGAGGTTTTTGCACAAGTTACTCAATATTTCAATGTCCTATCGGAGCCGTCTCGCCTACGCATCATGTATGCAGTATGTAGCGGCGAAAAGTCTGTATCTGAGGTTGTTGAGTTATGCGGCTCAAGCCAGGCTAATGTTTCACGTCACCTTTCTGCGCTTCATAAAGCAGGCATTTTGCTGAGACGCAAAGAGGGTATCACTGTTTTTTACTCAATTGCTGATAACGCCACTGTGGAAATGTGCCAAACCGTGTGCGCCAAGATTGCTGAGAGTTTGCATTAA
- the modB gene encoding molybdate ABC transporter permease subunit, producing the protein MDIDAILLSLKLAFWTMALMLPFGIWAAHKLVNLNRSRPWVEAALALPLVLPPTVLGYYFLVSFGNTNILGVPLVFSFAGILLASLIANIPFAIQPIQRAFEAINPEIREAAQVSGLSNWQIFRLIELPLSWRGITGAAALTFAHTLGEFGVVLMVGGAIPGETKTASIAIYDKVQGFDTTGAGAIALVLLGISLICIALSYGVLGRKPNLRKGLSSC; encoded by the coding sequence ATGGATATTGATGCAATTCTGCTGTCCTTAAAGCTTGCTTTTTGGACCATGGCCCTAATGTTGCCATTTGGGATATGGGCAGCCCATAAATTAGTGAATCTCAATAGAAGCCGACCATGGGTTGAGGCTGCACTAGCGCTTCCCTTGGTGCTTCCGCCTACAGTTTTAGGCTATTACTTTCTAGTTTCATTTGGTAATACTAATATTTTGGGCGTTCCCCTTGTATTCTCATTTGCAGGAATCCTACTCGCATCGCTCATTGCAAACATCCCATTTGCCATTCAACCTATACAGCGAGCCTTTGAGGCCATAAATCCTGAAATTCGAGAGGCAGCTCAAGTCAGCGGCCTGAGCAACTGGCAAATCTTTCGTTTAATTGAACTTCCTCTCTCTTGGCGTGGCATCACTGGTGCTGCCGCCCTCACCTTTGCACATACCCTTGGGGAATTTGGTGTTGTCCTCATGGTGGGCGGCGCAATACCAGGGGAGACAAAAACAGCCTCTATTGCAATTTATGACAAGGTTCAGGGCTTTGATACCACCGGTGCTGGAGCCATTGCTCTCGTGCTTCTGGGTATATCCTTAATATGCATTGCCCTCTCCTACGGAGTATTGGGGCGTAAGCCAAATCTGCGCAAAGGCTTAAGCTCATGTTGA
- a CDS encoding ABC transporter ATP-binding protein has translation MLKVKIQQITPSPLQISLECAPGELHALVGPSGSGKTTVLRTIAGLNKPASGKIECDGEVWFEADDLGNKAQQLSPAERSCGFLFQQYALFPHLSTLDNVMIPLQNSELSRSQRKEISLDLLDRMGIANLAARMPNQLSGGQQQRVALARALARQPKVLLLDEPFSAIDTPTRQGLYKTLAELRSNLHIPILLVTHDLREADLLADQITVIDQGISLQTAAPQVLFQKPRNSRVAQLVGISNMFNGVFDTGSLSWDGCAKVFSVADKGKIPPKARVAWVIPQSGLSVHNKPTQTSMPALVEKMSSLGQIAVTQLRIQDSNNTIEWEASSAEVRRLEMEVGKQMHIELDGNQIHIMPLRPINDPRRFIGHHNENF, from the coding sequence ATGTTGAAGGTCAAAATTCAGCAGATCACCCCAAGCCCTCTGCAAATTAGCTTGGAATGTGCCCCAGGCGAGTTGCATGCCCTCGTTGGACCATCCGGGAGCGGAAAAACTACCGTGCTCAGAACCATTGCAGGCTTAAACAAACCCGCTAGTGGAAAAATTGAGTGTGATGGTGAGGTCTGGTTTGAAGCCGATGATCTCGGAAATAAAGCGCAACAGCTCTCGCCGGCAGAACGCTCTTGCGGCTTCTTATTTCAGCAGTATGCTCTTTTCCCCCATCTGAGCACCTTGGATAATGTGATGATTCCGCTGCAGAACTCTGAACTCAGCAGATCTCAGCGCAAGGAAATCAGCCTCGATCTGCTTGATCGCATGGGTATTGCCAATCTCGCAGCGCGTATGCCAAATCAACTGTCTGGCGGACAACAGCAACGTGTTGCCCTTGCAAGAGCACTTGCTAGACAGCCGAAAGTCTTATTGCTAGATGAACCGTTCTCTGCGATCGATACACCAACACGCCAAGGTCTATATAAAACATTGGCCGAGCTCCGTTCAAACTTACATATCCCCATCTTATTAGTTACGCATGATCTACGTGAGGCTGATTTATTGGCTGATCAAATTACGGTTATTGACCAAGGTATCAGCCTACAAACTGCAGCGCCACAAGTACTGTTTCAGAAACCAAGAAATTCAAGGGTTGCGCAATTGGTTGGTATTAGCAATATGTTTAATGGCGTATTCGATACCGGCAGCTTGAGTTGGGATGGCTGCGCCAAGGTTTTTTCAGTTGCGGATAAAGGAAAGATTCCACCAAAAGCCCGGGTTGCTTGGGTTATCCCGCAAAGTGGCTTGAGTGTTCATAACAAACCAACCCAAACTAGCATGCCTGCCTTAGTTGAGAAGATGAGTAGTCTGGGTCAGATAGCGGTAACTCAATTACGTATTCAAGACAGTAACAACACTATTGAATGGGAAGCTTCCTCAGCCGAAGTCAGGAGACTGGAAATGGAAGTTGGCAAGCAAATGCATATTGAGCTCGATGGCAATCAAATTCATATCATGCCGCTTAGGCCTATAAACGACCCGCGAAGATTTATTGGGCATCATAACGAGAATTTTTAA
- a CDS encoding high-potential iron-sulfur protein — protein MKNSRRQFMILSAAGACTLALNGKVQAQAMVAENDPQAAALGYKAVATTVDKAKYAKYAAGQECDNCALYQAKGSATQGGCSLFGTKQVAAKGWCSAYAKKA, from the coding sequence ATGAAAAATAGTCGTCGCCAATTCATGATTTTGTCTGCAGCTGGTGCTTGCACCTTGGCTTTGAACGGTAAAGTTCAAGCTCAAGCCATGGTTGCTGAAAATGATCCACAAGCTGCTGCTTTAGGTTATAAAGCGGTTGCCACAACTGTTGATAAGGCAAAGTATGCAAAATATGCTGCCGGTCAAGAGTGTGATAACTGCGCCCTATACCAAGCTAAAGGCTCGGCAACACAAGGTGGCTGCTCTTTGTTTGGAACAAAGCAAGTGGCAGCAAAAGGCTGGTGTTCTGCTTACGCTAAGAAGGCTTAG
- a CDS encoding bifunctional 2-polyprenyl-6-hydroxyphenol methylase/3-demethylubiquinol 3-O-methyltransferase UbiG produces MGFTDATQFWNERFDKKEFIFGKEPNEYLVEQASRYLEPNSSVLCIADGEGRNGVWLAKQGMRVTGFDVSDIALAKANQFATDSEVNIQYSLCDTDSFDWQANLYDAVIGIFIQFADPEMRTRIFKQIHQTLKLGGLFILQGYTPKQLQYKTGGPSLIEHLYTEEMIRELSQGYEILDLQCYEKELSEGARHAGMSALLGMVAKKSL; encoded by the coding sequence ATGGGCTTTACAGATGCTACTCAGTTCTGGAATGAACGCTTCGATAAAAAAGAATTCATCTTTGGTAAAGAGCCGAATGAATATCTGGTTGAGCAAGCGTCTCGTTATCTAGAGCCCAACTCTTCAGTTCTCTGCATTGCTGATGGAGAAGGGCGCAATGGTGTTTGGCTTGCAAAGCAAGGCATGCGAGTCACAGGATTTGATGTTTCGGATATTGCACTTGCCAAGGCAAATCAGTTTGCTACTGATAGTGAAGTCAATATTCAGTACAGCCTCTGTGACACCGATAGCTTTGATTGGCAGGCTAATTTATATGATGCGGTAATTGGCATTTTCATCCAGTTTGCTGATCCTGAAATGCGCACCAGAATTTTCAAACAAATACATCAGACATTGAAGCTAGGGGGTCTATTCATTTTGCAAGGATATACCCCAAAGCAATTGCAATACAAAACCGGTGGTCCATCACTTATAGAACACCTGTATACCGAAGAAATGATTCGTGAGCTAAGTCAAGGATATGAAATCCTCGATCTGCAGTGTTACGAAAAAGAATTGTCTGAGGGTGCGAGGCACGCTGGCATGTCAGCCTTGCTTGGGATGGTAGCTAAAAAGAGCTTGTAA